A region of Vitis riparia cultivar Riparia Gloire de Montpellier isolate 1030 chromosome 1, EGFV_Vit.rip_1.0, whole genome shotgun sequence DNA encodes the following proteins:
- the LOC117923455 gene encoding MLP-like protein 43, translated as MALTGKLEVEMEINSPADKFYNIFRRQAHHIPNICSDKVHQIDVHEGDWETPGSVKNWGYTLGGTSMSLKETVESVDDENKLITFKVVEGEIMNHFKCFKSNLQVKAKVNEDGLESRDHE; from the exons atggcTCTAACTGGCAAGCTAGAGGTTGAAATGGAGATCAATTCACCTGCGGATAAATTCTATAACATCTTCAGGAGGCAAGCACACCACATTCCTAATATCTGCTCAGATAAAGTACACCAAATTGATGTACATGAAGGTGACTGGGAGACTCCAGGCTCCGTCAAGAACTGGGGTTATACTCTTG GAGGGACTTCTATGAGCCTTAAAGAGACTGTGGAATCAGTAGATGATGAAAACAAGTTAATCACTTTCAAGGTTGTGGAAGGAGAGATCATGAACCATTTCAAGTGCTTCAAGTCCAACTTGCAAGTAAAAGCAAAGGTGAATGAGGATGGTTTGGAATCGAGAGATCATGAATGA